A region of Candidatus Dependentiae bacterium DNA encodes the following proteins:
- a CDS encoding tyrosine--tRNA ligase, whose product MNKQEVLEKLRAGTEQVIPQEAFIKKLELGRPLRIKLGADPTSADLHLGHAVVLSKLRQFQDMGHEVIFLIGDFTARIGDPTGRSKTRPALTDEQIAYNTETYFNQVSKVLDPAKITIRYNSEWLDKLSSREWVSLCGKVTLARLIEREDFATRIDAQQPIGFHELLYPLMQGYDSVALHADVELGGTDQTFNLLMGRYLQEHYGQEPQVILTVPLLEGLDGINKMSKSLGNAIGLSEPAGEAYGKLMSLSDDLMWRYYSVVLHKTAQEIESMKHDVAQNIAHPMVLKKALAHAIITRFWSPQEADVAQQVFEELFQKKDYSNAQQVDLSSFYNKDIWILDILKELEAVTSSSEGRRLVEAGAVTINGEKIVDPKNHTMLKPDMYIKVGKHRFYKTI is encoded by the coding sequence ATGAACAAACAAGAAGTTTTGGAAAAACTACGTGCTGGTACAGAACAAGTTATTCCCCAAGAAGCGTTTATAAAAAAATTAGAACTTGGTAGGCCTTTGCGCATTAAATTAGGTGCAGATCCTACGTCAGCTGATCTTCATTTAGGCCACGCGGTAGTACTTTCTAAATTGCGTCAATTTCAAGATATGGGCCACGAAGTTATTTTTTTAATTGGTGACTTTACTGCACGTATTGGCGATCCTACAGGCCGCTCAAAAACACGTCCAGCGCTTACTGATGAGCAAATAGCTTATAATACAGAAACCTATTTTAATCAAGTAAGTAAAGTACTCGATCCGGCAAAAATTACTATACGCTATAATTCTGAGTGGCTCGATAAGCTTTCTAGTCGCGAATGGGTAAGCTTATGTGGTAAAGTTACTTTAGCTCGTTTAATTGAGCGAGAAGATTTTGCAACACGTATAGATGCTCAGCAGCCTATTGGTTTTCATGAACTACTCTATCCACTTATGCAAGGGTATGACTCGGTAGCACTGCATGCTGACGTTGAGCTTGGTGGCACTGATCAGACCTTTAATTTACTTATGGGACGTTATTTACAAGAGCATTATGGTCAAGAACCGCAGGTTATATTAACTGTACCGTTGTTAGAAGGCCTTGATGGTATTAATAAAATGTCTAAATCCCTGGGTAATGCTATAGGCCTTTCTGAGCCTGCAGGTGAGGCATATGGTAAATTAATGTCACTTTCGGATGACCTTATGTGGCGTTATTACAGTGTAGTGCTCCATAAAACTGCTCAAGAAATAGAGAGCATGAAACATGATGTTGCTCAGAATATTGCACATCCTATGGTACTTAAAAAAGCATTAGCACACGCTATTATTACTCGTTTTTGGTCACCTCAAGAAGCAGATGTAGCTCAACAAGTATTTGAAGAGCTCTTTCAGAAAAAAGATTATAGTAATGCCCAACAAGTGGATTTGTCATCGTTTTATAATAAAGACATTTGGATACTAGATATATTAAAAGAACTTGAAGCCGTAACAAGTTCATCAGAGGGGCGTAGGTTGGTTGAAGCTGGTGCAGTAACTATAAATGGCGAGAAAATCGTTGATCCTAAAAATCATACTATGCTAAAACCA